One Thermoleophilia bacterium genomic window carries:
- a CDS encoding TlpA family protein disulfide reductase, whose translation MLLIVKPSIDRETAFTSKIKICLLVGAIGAALLAAGCGGSEDSPAPPPDYAKKLANSPAPLAALHAQGNDLLEGGQDAFEYRLAKLKGYPVVVNAWASWCGPCRNEFSHFQQTSADLGRKVAFLGIDVEDDAASAETFLKDNPVPYPSYSDPGADIYDSLGLSFGYPGTVFFDAEGKQTFTKPGQYSDQAALEADVQEYALGGENKTS comes from the coding sequence TTGCTCTTGATCGTGAAACCGAGCATCGACAGGGAGACTGCCTTCACATCGAAAATCAAGATTTGTCTGCTGGTTGGCGCAATCGGCGCAGCCTTACTTGCGGCGGGCTGCGGCGGTTCCGAGGACAGCCCAGCACCTCCGCCTGATTACGCCAAGAAGCTCGCGAACTCGCCCGCGCCTCTCGCGGCCCTCCACGCTCAGGGGAATGATCTCCTTGAAGGAGGCCAGGATGCGTTCGAATACCGGCTAGCCAAACTCAAGGGATACCCAGTGGTCGTTAACGCTTGGGCTTCATGGTGCGGTCCCTGCCGAAACGAGTTTTCACATTTCCAGCAAACAAGCGCCGACCTGGGACGCAAGGTGGCCTTTCTCGGCATTGATGTCGAAGACGATGCCGCATCGGCAGAAACTTTCCTGAAAGACAACCCGGTGCCCTACCCGAGTTACTCAGATCCTGGCGCTGACATCTACGATTCCCTTGGCCTGTCCTTCGGCTACCCCGGGACCGTCTTCTTCGATGCCGAAGGTAAACAGACGTTCACAAAGCCCGGCCAATATTCCGACCAGGCAGCGCTAGAGGCAGACGTTCAGGAGTACGCACTCGGAGGTGAGAACAAGACCTCCTGA
- a CDS encoding IS3 family transposase, with translation MSEKFRMVEAEKALTPVKVSCELLGVSRSGYYDWERRAPCQRELEDAWITEKIKEIHRDNRGVYGAPRIHAELRMAHNIRVGRKRVARLMRKAEISGLVKKKRGKTTISVPGVRVADDLLLRDFTATEPNTKWVADITYLKTWQGWVYLAAVQDLYSRRIVGWSMADHMRAELVTDALEMAIKRRRPDPGLIHHSDQGSQYVSLAFGQAARMNGIARSMGKVGTAYDNSVAETFFATLKKELIYRRKWPERQEMKTEVFEYIESFYNRKRRHSRLGWVSPAEFEGEACLPLERVHALSSR, from the coding sequence GTGAGCGAAAAGTTCCGGATGGTCGAGGCGGAGAAGGCCCTGACCCCGGTGAAGGTGAGTTGCGAGCTGCTCGGGGTATCGAGGTCGGGCTACTACGACTGGGAGCGGCGAGCTCCCTGCCAGCGCGAGCTGGAAGACGCATGGATCACGGAGAAGATCAAGGAGATCCACCGGGACAACCGGGGCGTTTACGGCGCCCCGCGAATCCACGCTGAGCTCCGCATGGCCCACAACATCCGGGTCGGGCGAAAACGGGTGGCGAGGTTGATGCGTAAGGCCGAGATCTCGGGTCTGGTGAAGAAGAAGCGGGGCAAAACAACGATCAGCGTTCCTGGGGTTCGGGTGGCCGACGACCTCCTGCTCCGCGACTTCACCGCCACCGAGCCGAACACCAAATGGGTCGCTGACATCACCTATCTGAAAACCTGGCAGGGCTGGGTTTACCTTGCGGCTGTTCAGGACCTCTACTCGAGAAGGATTGTTGGCTGGTCGATGGCTGATCACATGCGAGCGGAGCTGGTGACTGACGCCCTCGAGATGGCGATCAAGCGAAGACGGCCGGACCCCGGGCTCATTCATCATTCCGACCAGGGAAGTCAATACGTCTCGCTCGCCTTCGGCCAGGCCGCCCGGATGAACGGGATCGCGAGGTCGATGGGCAAGGTTGGCACCGCCTACGACAACTCCGTCGCCGAGACCTTCTTCGCGACGCTCAAGAAGGAGCTGATCTACCGTAGAAAGTGGCCGGAAAGACAGGAGATGAAGACCGAGGTCTTCGAATACATCGAGTCCTTTTACAACCGCAAAAGACGCCACTCAAGGCTCGGCTGGGTTTCACCAGCTGAGTTCGAGGGGGAGGCATGCCTCCCCCTCGAGAGAGTTCACGCGCTAAGTTCACGCTGA
- a CDS encoding transposase: MPRTRNAYPEEFRQEAVQMVLAGRSAGDVASSLGCSSQSIAIWVKRYELDQGIRKDGLNTAEREELKKLRKENVRLKQERDLLKRAAAFFAADQ; encoded by the coding sequence ATGCCAAGAACAAGAAACGCATACCCGGAGGAGTTCCGCCAGGAGGCAGTTCAGATGGTGCTCGCCGGCCGATCGGCCGGCGACGTTGCAAGCTCGCTCGGCTGCTCATCCCAGTCGATCGCGATCTGGGTCAAGAGATACGAACTTGACCAGGGGATTCGCAAGGACGGTCTGAATACCGCCGAGCGTGAAGAGCTCAAAAAGCTCCGAAAAGAGAACGTCAGGCTCAAGCAGGAGAGAGACCTGCTCAAACGAGCCGCGGCCTTCTTCGCAGCCGACCAGTGA